The region CCATCGATACTGGACCTGTCCCCGACactagatcaatagagaactctACCTCTCTGCGGGGCAGTAACCCTGACACTTCTTCTGGGAACACATCCTCAAAATCCTGCACATCTGGTATTACTGACGTCGTCTCTCCTCCCTCCACCACTAGATGTGTGAAGATCATATAACACTGCGCGGTGTCATGGAGTTCCTTCATAACACCCTGAGAAGATACCAATTCAGGCTCCGCTGTGTTGGGAAAAAGCAGCTTCTTCTCTCGGTAGTCTATTAGAACGCGATTTGATGAGAGTCAATCCATtcctaagatcacctccaactcttgTAGAGACAGGCATATTAGGTTCACCCtgtacctgcgtccctctacctccacctGACACCTAGCACATAAGGACGACGTGCTGAATaaacccgacgccggagtagacaGCGCAAGTTCACACTGCAGGTCACGCACCGACACATCTAACCGTTCCATACATGTAtttgacacaaaggagtgtgtcactccagaatcatacaacacacaacaaGAAGTACCAACTATCATGCAACtacccataaccaagttacctgagCCTGATGCCTCAGCTCCTAACATAGCATACACCCTGCCggtcgcctgaggcctgttgcctttGTCCCTCTTGTGATGCTGATGGGGAGTCTGAACCGGAGGGCGTGTTGCTGCCCTGGCAAGGTTGGGACAGTCCTTCCCAAAGTGgtcttccttgccacagttgttgcacctgCGGTAACCCTCCATACATGGACAAGCGCTCCTCAGGTGGGGTCCTCCACATATGTAACACTAAACTCGACCCTACTGAGGAGAAAAGCTCCTAGACCCGTGAGGCTGATGGTGGGGTCTATCATATGGCCTCCTCCGCTCCTCGTGTCTGGGCTTTGgcccagatggtccaccaatcctctgaGGCGATTATGGCTGTTGTGGGCGCTGACCTTCCACCTCGcgtttcatcttctccatcaccctggccttctccaccagagcggcaaaatccttgatggacaaaggagccaccatcaagcggatATCACCGCGGACGCCATTCTCGAACTTacggcatctccactcctcatcaAGCGGTAGAGTATAAAAGCGGTTGAGGTGCTTGAACCTCTCAACATACTCCGTCACGGTCTTTCCGCCCTAAGTCAACTGGAGGAATTCTACCTCCCTGGCGTATCGGATACTGTCTGGAAAATACTCGAAGAGGAATCTCTCTCTGAAAGCCTCCCATGTCACTCGCTCATCCCTCTCCTCAAGGATAGATTTGGTGTTGATCCACTAATGCTCCGCCTCCCCCGTGAGCATATATACTTAAACTGGCAACCTGTTCTCTACGGGGCACATCTTTGCATCATAGATGTGCTctaggtccttcagccattggtctgcaGCGTCACGACTAGTCTTTCCATCAAACTTCGCCGGGTGGTGCTTCAGAAAGTGCTCCAAGCTTCACTCCCTGACTGTAGGTCGAGGTTCAAGACCAAACACAGGGGCAACCACCCTATTCTCCTCCAATTGGCGGAGGGCCTCTATATGctgccgatgagcatcctcaACAGCTACTCTCGCAGCCTCCATCTACTGCATCACTACCTGTTGCTGCTGAAGCGATgccgcctgtcgctgcatggatgcctcatgctgctgcatcatcgcagcactctgctgCGCCATAGCCACTACCATGGCTTCTATAGCTCTAGCGATGTCCGGTGCATCGCCCTGGGAGGATTGAGTGTTCCTACGGTGAGGTGCCATAGCTCACTAGAATagagaaaatcacttggttagactCGGTAAGATAGGATTTTAACCAAACACTCAAAgacacacagagaaagctaagcggacagtccaagtccacagacctaaggaatgaccgttCTTATAcaataaatgtaacgtcccatttaattaatatgcgtaattaaaagaaacgccacacataaaatagtataacaacgcagtcctggggttcttAACACCACCCCAataaaactaggcacaccatgatgccaacaaAAATAGGATAACGGTTTGACTAAAAGTATACAAATCCAAGAACAACGAATACAttggccatagccctaaagaaaagcccaaaggAAACTAAAGTCCAATCCACGCGGACTATGTAGCGGAATTACCACCTCCCTGTTGTGCACGGGTGTTCCTCgtctctgctcacaccaacaagttgatgatcatcgcaaaagagagtaccacacagcaggaacacacaacaacaaaagtagggtaagctagagcataaAATCATTTCATCAATGAAGTCAGATACATATTCACAGTCCATCATACATACGTCACACAAGCATATTacgaccttccaaacaatacactacgaATCGACTCGACTCAaccggatacatataactttgtcggattcagtggatgcttgcacttgtggtggatacctctgctcacccccgagctgctcacccccgagctatgtgtcacaagtgttacgatggatcaattttccctcaccacaaggttagcccttaatgaatttcgggcctcttactactctcaccataggagtcagtccgctctaggtgagactaactgactccttagagtgtcaggatgcaaccttaccttgaatccttacctagttatacagatggggggCCACCATATagacacccactaataggggacatggaattacgtcccgaccactaaagcacgaccccgaagtctcacctagagactccaagggtTTACGTACTAACCACTTACCGACATATAAAATCAGCCAGGAAATAATCACATATACCATGCATGGAAGATTCATACCAACATCCCTCGTATATCACATGTCAATCAGTACCAGCTCGTATCACCAACCTAGAGGAAACATCTCCCCTCATATCAATATCATGCCACAGAATTACCAATCATCAAGGTTCATCGTTGTTCATGCCCGATTTTTGATCACATACATATCTAACCACTCTTGAAATATTCACGTAAGATCATGTCACTCTCACCCATCATCACATATGATCCTCCcctcaacatatatatattcaaacccATCATACCATCATACAACAATCTTATTAATCGCATGCCAACCATCCAAAATGGAAAGGAATGCCAAATTAGACAGCACCCTcgcccagcccctcgctcaAGCAAACAAGTCTCGCTCGGGCGAGAgagactctcgctcaggcgagacctcatcgcctaggcgagagctcgaaatCCTGGAACAGTGGCCTCTGcactgtctcgcttaggcgagaccctcctcgcctgggcgagatgctcgctcaaATAAATAgagctggtcgcctgggcgaccccTCGCGCGAGAATTCCTGGGCGAGCCTCAGCTCAtcttgcttgagcgagacagctcgcttgggcgagattatcaatCCTCGCCCACTGCTCATGCGCGTAACAGACGAGAAACACATCTAAACAGTTCAATAGCACATTCCACACACTCAAGGCAGCATACAGATCATCAAATCACACGTACATTTCATAAAATCATGGATATCAATTATTTTgcaaaaccctaacttctcGTACCTGGAAAGGGGTTACATGAGGCTTTGACACTGGACCACGGAGCACAGTAGCTTGAGAGATGGACTAGAAAACTGGCGAAACGGCGGAACAGTAGCAAAATCACGTTATTATGGAACCTTAAGTGAAAGAATACAGAAAAGAGCTCTTACGTGGAAAAGGCATGAGATTGGGGATCACTTACATGGAGCAGAAAACAAAAactgagcttgagccaacttgTTCGAGAGGAAGAAGCGAACCCTAGCAAAGCTCTTTTGGGCAGCGGAGGGCGACGGCTACGTTTCTGTGAAAGAATGGAAGTCAGTGGGTTAGGGCGGATTAGGGTTGGGTTTTATCacttgggccagccctaggcccattTACAAGGGGCAGCCctttactttagggcagaaagTATTAAGCcaattttaatgggccttacagtGTCCTTGTTAACGGAGGGGAAGAAGAAATATATCAGAAGAGTGTGTTCTGAGTGTGTTTTGGTTATCGGAGAAAGATAGGTAAAAAACATAGAGATAATTATGGTGATAATGAGTGTTATGGGGAGGATGATGGAGTCTTCTATGTGTACGGTGGAGATGGTGTTCTTGGTATTATTTTGGTATCTCTCCCTCCTCCTAGAGTAgagtttttttcttcaaagaaaAAAGATCATGATCCCCCTTCTCCGTGGTCCTCCCTGTCCATTTTAATGAAGGTTGTTATCTTGGATGCAAACCTTGTCACTGTATCTGTCCATGGGTCATGAGTTCATGAGTAATAAATGAATGGTGATGTATCAAAACAATGGAAGTGTGGAAGGATGTCTGCAGCCTGAATGTGAGGGTGCGGTTGTGATGTGTGTAAGAAAAAGTGGCATTGGGAAAGAGAGTGAAGTGATTGAGTGGAAAAGTGAATGGGTTTGTTAGTGAGAAAAGTGAATTAGTtggaagaaagagaggaaaggtGGGTGTAATAGAAGAAGATAAATTAAAGATGGGTATGTAAGTTAAGGGATAACTGATAAGGAGAACAAAAAAGAGGGACACATGGCAGCTTCTGAGTTGAGGGATTTTAGGTgggtaaaaaaagaaaaaatagggaGTGTGAATGTAGAAACATGGGTTATTAGCTCATTTATAAATAGGTTGAAAAGTAACAAAGGAGGTGTCAATAGCAGAAGTTAGCTCTTAGTTCATTTGAAAAAAGAGGGGAAGGAAATGATGGGATCtctataaaaaacaaaaagattaataaaatttaaaattaaattttttaacttctAATTTAATTAGACAAATATTTTGATTGAAAGGATGCTTAGATAAAACATGATCAAAATTATGAATGTGTACATAATATTTCAAAgagatcaaacaaaatataccttcattatttttttagctttttaaaatatttttcacttttcaagatctttcccttttttatttttagaaataatttttgatTACCCGAACAAAATTGGGTGTTTACAAATAGTTTGCGCTAGAAAGTTGCATCTCCATACTAGTCCTAGCTTTCTTAGTATAGGTCCATTCAAATAAaaactccaatatatatatatatatatatatataaactaaaatagatTGTATGTTATTCAGTATGTTTCAAATGTGAATTGCATTGTTCAACAACACTTGGAAGAAGATTCAAGGAAGGAAATAATTGGAAAGTAAATAGATAGGCCTCAGTTGATGTTGAGATGGTTTCTACCATGACCCTTGGAAGAAGACTCTAAAACGAGAGTAGTCCCTACTTAAAACTCACCCTCAAGATAATAAGACTCGAAGAAATAGACAATTTCGTTTTTCACAATTCTTGTcagaattttaaataactatcgtctctcttccttcttcttctcctccctATTTAGGTTTCTCTTTTCTTTAGGTTAGAAATAACTTTTACTTCCTCTcatgaaattatatttgtagaaaatcaatttttagtATCGGTTACCTACCCAcgattataaattttattataaataattaattataagaagaaaataattaaaatgaattttgctTCTCAAAGAAGTTAAATTTCTACTTGTACACTTCAGTCTCGCATCGCCATAATCAAGTCATAGAGTACCATTTATGTATTTGTTAGTCAATATCATCAATGTTGATTTGTTTTAAAACATGATGTTAGATttgatgcaccaatatttcataaccaagaggggggtgaattgatttttcaaacttttgaatTGTTCTTAAACTTGAAAAACAGTTTTTATGAAATCTTTAACCAATTGACAAAAGGAGTTTAAGAATGCATATTGTTCAACCTTTATAcctagaaaaaattaaaagagaatgaAAGAGAGCACAAGAGACATCAAAGTTTATACTGATTCGATTCAAATGAAGTCTCTAGTTTTCCTCACTAGAAATTTCACTATATCAACAAGAGAAGGAATACAAGAAAAACCTATGTAATTCCTAAACACTAAAACCACACTTTCTTGATGACATCCACTCAAGAATAGTGCAAACTGTAATGCTCCAAACAATTACACATAATTACCACAATCACAGTGATAACACACAAAATTTCAGATCCAAGAACCTATAAGAAACTGTTACAAAAATTCATACAGAGTTTGATACAAAACAGTGACAGTAATGAAACAATAACATTTGATTTTGTACGTTGTTTTAGTGTCAATATTACACTCTCTTCACTTGATCTTGAtgatcaatcttgatgaacacaTAAGCCTTTACTGCAGTATATTCTCCAAGAAGATTTCAATCTCTCTTTTCACTTTCTTTCTGGTTGAAAAAACTCTCTGTTCTGAAGGTGCaaattctgtttttattttaactacattagttggctagtcaaCTACATTATGACAAGGCCCAAAGCTAAGTACCAGAACTAACCTAGTTAACTAGATTAGTAGTTTAGTCGACTATCAAGacaacaaattaatattttcagaTTACCACATACATGTCATATTAGTCATTGTCATGCTATTATGGTCATCATAAAAAACTTAACACATCACACATACACTTAATAACAAAACATGGACCTAATgacaatttatctttttatgttatatgtaaatattaagCTATCCTTGTTCAGAGAATTGCAAAGGAACAGTGATGTAGCTCTTATTTATTACAAGACATTTAGTTGATATATTCCTTAAGTCTCTACTAACAAACAAgtttgaaattttgagaacgAAACTTGGtgtttgtaatttaaaaaaaaaaagtgttttagttgtttaggactattattttttttattatttatttatatttttaataaataaaagttagtttcatatttttttaagaattaagcAAATCATCATTGAATTTGTTATAAACGTGACCTACATTGTATGTTGTAAATTATGTGATTCCTTTAAAATAGCCAACTCATcaaattccttttattttttaagaaaaattaaagaaaacagtGGCAAGGTGACAAAAGGATAggtttcatttgttttcttttcttttattttcctggagaaaattgaagaaaacagtaACAAGGTTACAGAAAGATAGATTGTATTGAAAGTTCTTTTGACTGCAATTTCTAACGAAAGTCGTACTAGTTTGAGGAACTTTTGaaaggtatatttttttttctacatgtgATAATTCTTTGTTAGAATTTATAAAGAGTATTTACAGAATATAAATGTCtttaacattttcaaatatataaaattcaacaattcaaatatataaaattatgttataaaacAAAGCGAATAACAGagagaataatatataatagaggagtgaagaaacaataaaaaatagagaatgagagaataaggAGCAAGtcatctgtgtattattattgataggaagagtcttatttatagatacaacatgtaatccataaaggaaacaaatcaacttagttaatacaaatatttacatctttacataaagagtaatgaatcatatgagtatcaatcatatgagtaaatgtatcaaatcaatggacaatcattaattcataacactccccatTGAGtttccattgataaaagaatgtgcctcgtaaaaaccttactaggaaaaaccctttgggataaaaacaaACTAGTGAAAggaaaagagtacaacattctgtattctttaatacaatattgttcatcacatattctatttctccccttcatgtaaacttacatcattaaggtgacggagtccgaacttgtgaatcatttgctcaaaagttcttcttggcaaaaacttcataaatagacctgacatattttcacatgaatgaatttttggatatctatatcatcctttcaattaaacaatacactattgtctttatatatggttgttgatttcaTCTTTGTcagggatagtcacaagtttcttgcacatgttgaattataaaccttaaccaaacatgattagacgatgtttctactatggtttgtttcatatactttcatgaaaccattgtgctaccacatgtgaataAACATGTTGTTTGtaatcaaccattgtgacattgtgagaatatgtaaaataacatgcatatacataacccattggtctgaatctgaatcatttgaatggaataagctcatattcgtagtacccttaaattaacaaagtaaatgttttactccaaaccattttcttcttgtagttgaagaactatatattacttaacaaatttacagcaaatgcaatattagatcgagtataattagcaagatacattagtgtttctatgccactaagatatggtgcttctggaccaagaagatcttcatcattttcttgaggtctaagaagagtttttatcaacatctaacgacctcacaactattggagtgcataatggacatgacttgtccatttaaaatattttaagcaccttaattatataagcctcttgacgtataaaaacacctttatttaaatactcaatatctaatttcaaataaaagtttgcccttcaaagatcattcatgttaaattatttctttgagtaatcaattgcatttgtgagctcattaagagttccaacgatgtttttgtcatctacataaacaatagttatggcaaattcatttttagatcttttcatataaatacaagaacaaataggatcatttctatatccttcttttaataagtattcAATAAGACAATTATGCCACACATGTcctgattgctttaatcaataaaagagcatgttcaattttattgaatatctcTCTTTAGAATTTTTCTTGTTGGGCAAAtgaaatccttcagggattttcatataaatatgattctcaaaagaaccgtacaaataggttgtaacatcatccattagatgtaaatgcaaaccttgttgtccAACTAGGATAATTGaatattgtaatgttgttgcatccaatactagtgaatatgttttttcacaaatcaatacaaggttttgtgaataaccttgagcaaccaattgtgctttgtatctaacaatttcatcattcttaatttgattttcatcgATTATCTAATTAGACAAGTCTATACACATTTAGATAAGTCTGTCAATATAATGATTAGAAGAGTCtaacaatacaaattaaatgAGTGTGTTAATACACTAAAGTATAACAACACATATCAAACAAGTTTGTCGATAGATTGATTAGACAAATCTATTTATGAAGTTAATTaagaagatttttaaaaatatgaaaaatgttaactattaggcttaaaaacaaacacacacacaccaaag is a window of Vigna unguiculata cultivar IT97K-499-35 chromosome 4, ASM411807v1, whole genome shotgun sequence DNA encoding:
- the LOC114180594 gene encoding uncharacterized protein LOC114180594 — encoded protein: MEGYRRCNNCGKEDHFGKDCPNLARAATRPPVQTPHQHHKRDKGNRPQATGRVYAMLGAEASGSGNLVMGSCMIVGTSCCVLYDSGVTHSFVSNTCMERLDVSVRDLQCELALSTPASGLFSTSSLCARCQVEVEGRRYRVNLICLSLQELEGVMKELHDTAQCYMIFTHLVVEGGETTSVIPDVQDFEDVFPEEVSGLLPRREVEFSIDLVSGTGPVSMAPYRMAPMELVELKKQIEELMAKQFIRPSTLPWGAPVLLVKKKDGSSRLCVDYG